From Halopenitus persicus:
CTGGATACATATCTAAATTGATAACTGACTGGTTCGGACTTGCCCATATCCGTAAATTCTCAGTCCGGTTCGAAAACCGAACCTGGCCTGGGGATACAATCAGGGTCGCAGGCACGATCGTCGAAAAGTTGGAGCGGGATAATGAGATCGAAGTATTAGCAATGGTCGAAGCTATCAATCAAGACAATGTGATGGTTGCGACAAGCAGAGTTACGGCAGTTTTCACACGTCAATAAAACTTCTCTGTTGAATAGCGATCTAATCATCCGGCCTCACGAGTTTGGAAGAAGAGAGCCGGGGACATCTAGCTTGGTATAGAGTTAGATATGTTCGGCTCTGTTGAAATCCTCAGAGACTTATATGTTCGTCCTGTAATTCTATGAGATGAACCCTCCCGAAGTCGCAGATCCTCTGGTTTACTGAGAAGGCAATCCATCTGGCACGCCGGGCCGTCTCTCGATACTGCTTGATGTTCTCTAAACACCGCTATACGCTCCCACAGCTCGTTGTTCTGCTGTGTCTCAAAGTTTGG
This genomic window contains:
- a CDS encoding MaoC family dehydratase; this encodes MPDSREYSLRIGDVEVGDEGSEFIVENLNRVDFVKYGGASGDFHRIHFDEPYAKDAGYESVFGYGMLTAGYISKLITDWFGLAHIRKFSVRFENRTWPGDTIRVAGTIVEKLERDNEIEVLAMVEAINQDNVMVATSRVTAVFTRQ